Proteins encoded in a region of the Mesoflavibacter profundi genome:
- a CDS encoding FecCD family ABC transporter permease, producing the protein MKTNYKYSFLFLLIALILCFILNISLGSVQISFSTIIDSFLVKSSEFSNQEYIIQNYRLPKAITAILVGSGLGISGLLMQTLFKNPLAGPFVLGITSGASLGVALVILGSSVFGGFLAAFLISKWSLVIAASLGSFLVLLLVILVSNKVRDTMAILIIGLMFGSITAAIVSILSYFSTAEQLQQYIFWGFGSLGDLDWNEVTLFLILYSIGLVFTIASIKALNTLLLGDNYAKSLGINLKRSRLIIILATSLLAGTITAFAGPIAFIGLAIPHVTRQLFKTSNHQVLIPAVLLIGAIIMLICDCIAQLPNSEYTLPINAITALIGAPVVIWLLVRQRKMIF; encoded by the coding sequence ATGAAAACCAATTACAAATATTCGTTTTTATTTCTTTTAATTGCTCTAATTCTATGTTTTATCTTAAACATTAGTTTGGGATCTGTACAGATTTCATTTTCTACTATAATTGATAGTTTTTTAGTAAAATCATCAGAATTTTCTAATCAAGAATACATCATTCAAAATTACCGTTTACCTAAAGCGATTACTGCCATTTTAGTTGGTTCTGGCTTAGGTATTTCTGGTTTATTAATGCAAACCTTATTTAAAAATCCTTTAGCTGGTCCATTTGTTTTAGGAATTACTTCTGGTGCAAGTCTTGGTGTTGCTTTGGTTATTTTAGGAAGTTCGGTTTTTGGTGGATTTTTAGCTGCGTTTTTAATTAGTAAATGGAGTTTAGTAATTGCTGCAAGTTTGGGTAGCTTTTTAGTCTTATTACTTGTAATACTAGTTTCCAACAAGGTAAGAGACACTATGGCTATTCTAATCATTGGATTAATGTTTGGTAGTATTACAGCTGCAATTGTAAGTATACTATCTTATTTTAGTACAGCAGAGCAGTTACAACAATACATATTTTGGGGATTTGGTAGCTTAGGTGATTTAGATTGGAATGAAGTGACCTTATTTTTAATTTTATACAGCATAGGCTTAGTATTTACAATAGCATCTATAAAAGCATTAAACACCTTATTACTAGGTGATAACTACGCAAAAAGTTTAGGTATAAATTTAAAGAGAAGCCGTTTAATAATAATTTTAGCGACTAGTTTGCTAGCTGGTACAATTACTGCGTTTGCAGGACCAATTGCTTTTATTGGACTAGCTATTCCGCATGTTACAAGACAACTTTTTAAAACGTCTAATCATCAAGTATTAATTCCAGCTGTATTATTAATTGGTGCTATAATTATGTTAATTTGCGATTGTATCGCCCAATTACCAAATAGCGAATATACATTACCTATTAATGCTATTACTGCGCTTATTGGTGCGCCAGTTGTTATTTGGTTATTAGTTAGACAACGTAAAATGATATTTTAG
- a CDS encoding ABC transporter substrate-binding protein: protein MLHKHYYILLIISFIALGSCKQKKEDILELPSNTSEALNLKYAEGFTITDNQNFKVVEIKNPWPKADKTYKYVLISKENIAKTSFLKDEYDGIIITPVTKIVVTSTTHIPALELLDKTETLVGFPGTDYVSSKQTRQRIDNGQVKELGKNEGLNTEVLLNLNPDLVIGFGVDGTSKSLNTVKKANIPVIYNGDWVEKSPLAKAEWIKLFGAIFNKQQQADSIFNTIESNYNKAKQLAKTVTKKPTVISGALYKDVWYLPSGTSTEAQLLKDANLDYLYANTNASGSLSLSFEAVFEKAKQANLWISPSYYNSLQSLEDANAHYSNFEAFKTKSVFSFTNTVGPTGGVLYYETGFARPDLVLKDLIKIGHPELLNDYEPYFFKPLK from the coding sequence ATGTTACATAAACACTACTATATACTTTTAATAATTTCTTTTATTGCTTTAGGATCTTGCAAGCAGAAAAAAGAAGACATTTTAGAATTACCTAGCAACACATCAGAAGCTTTAAATTTAAAATATGCCGAAGGTTTTACCATTACTGATAATCAAAATTTTAAAGTTGTAGAAATAAAAAATCCTTGGCCTAAAGCTGATAAAACATACAAATACGTTTTAATTTCAAAAGAAAACATTGCTAAAACTTCATTTTTAAAAGATGAATATGACGGCATAATAATAACTCCAGTCACAAAAATTGTTGTAACATCTACAACTCATATTCCTGCATTAGAATTATTAGATAAAACCGAAACACTTGTTGGTTTTCCTGGTACAGATTATGTGTCTTCCAAACAAACTAGACAACGTATAGATAATGGTCAAGTAAAAGAATTAGGTAAAAATGAAGGTCTTAATACCGAAGTATTACTTAACCTTAATCCTGATTTAGTAATAGGTTTTGGAGTAGACGGAACAAGTAAATCCTTAAATACTGTAAAAAAAGCAAATATACCAGTAATTTATAATGGTGATTGGGTAGAAAAATCACCACTTGCAAAAGCCGAATGGATTAAACTATTTGGCGCTATTTTTAACAAACAACAGCAAGCAGATTCTATTTTTAATACTATAGAATCTAATTACAACAAGGCAAAACAATTAGCAAAAACGGTTACAAAAAAACCAACAGTAATTAGTGGTGCATTATATAAAGATGTGTGGTATTTACCAAGTGGTACAAGTACAGAAGCACAATTGCTTAAAGACGCCAATTTAGATTATTTATATGCTAACACAAATGCTTCTGGTAGTTTATCTCTTAGTTTTGAAGCGGTTTTTGAAAAAGCTAAACAAGCCAATTTATGGATTAGTCCATCATATTATAACTCGTTACAATCTTTAGAAGATGCTAATGCGCATTACTCAAATTTTGAAGCGTTTAAAACAAAATCTGTATTTTCTTTTACAAATACCGTTGGTCCAACTGGTGGCGTTTTATATTACGAAACTGGTTTTGCTAGACCTGATTTAGTATTAAAAGATTTAATAAAAATTGGTCATCCAGAGCTTTTAAACGATTACGAGCCTTACTTTTTTAAACCTTTAAAATAA
- a CDS encoding ABC transporter ATP-binding protein has translation MSELNKHIILKTQNLDIGYLSKKKETPVAKNININLNKGELIAIVGGNGIGKSTLLRTLTKVQPALNGDIFINEKPLKSYNNQELATTLSVVLTETVSSKNLSIIELIALGRQPYTNWIGNLTDNDKNAVNNAITLTNIDSLKHKKCYELSDGQLQKVMIARALAQDTPIIILDEPTTHLDMYHKAYLLKLLKRLTVDTGKTIIFSSHEIDLAIQLCDSMVVMTKDQVVSDQPCNLISKGVFESLFPKDLIVFDEKTGSFRVKK, from the coding sequence TTGAGTGAATTAAATAAACATATCATCCTAAAAACCCAAAATTTAGACATTGGTTATTTGTCTAAAAAGAAAGAAACTCCTGTTGCTAAAAACATAAACATTAATCTAAATAAAGGTGAATTAATTGCTATTGTTGGCGGTAATGGCATAGGAAAATCTACATTATTAAGAACACTAACCAAAGTACAACCTGCTTTAAATGGTGATATTTTTATTAATGAAAAACCGCTAAAGAGTTATAATAATCAAGAATTAGCAACAACACTTAGTGTTGTATTAACCGAAACTGTGTCGTCTAAAAATCTTTCTATAATAGAACTAATTGCTTTAGGAAGACAACCATACACCAATTGGATTGGTAATCTTACAGACAATGACAAAAATGCAGTAAACAATGCTATTACCTTAACTAATATAGACAGTTTAAAACATAAAAAATGTTACGAGCTTAGTGACGGACAATTACAAAAAGTAATGATTGCAAGAGCCTTAGCGCAAGACACACCAATTATTATTTTAGACGAGCCAACAACGCATCTAGATATGTATCACAAAGCATATCTTTTAAAACTTTTGAAGCGATTAACTGTAGATACTGGAAAAACTATTATTTTCTCTTCTCACGAGATTGATTTAGCCATTCAACTTTGTGACAGTATGGTTGTAATGACAAAAGACCAAGTGGTTTCTGATCAACCATGTAACCTTATTTCAAAAGGTGTTTTTGAAAGTCTTTTCCCTAAAGATTTGATTGTTTTTGATGAAAAAACAGGAAGTTTTAGAGTGAAGAAATAG